The sequence TCCTCTGTTGAACAACATTCGTTCATTGTCATGACTCAAAGAGTGGGTTGTTTGTATAATATTGAGCGAATTAAGCGATTCGGTGGTTCGCAGGACTTGTACAGTAGGTTACAGTAGGAGGAAgttatatttaaatttattatttaaaagGCGAGATGTGGCTTCCAGTTGGTTGTATGATTACTTAGTAAAAGCAAAGTTTTAGCATTACATTCCTACCgtcgaatttggcctttctgtttcaacatacttcgcagccgaatcttagcgtacagaatcattgcatggctagtactatggatcctactgacactaagaatccttccaggtcggggctcgaacatacgacagctggtttgtaagaccagcgccctatgtattgaaccgtcaacccgagaCATGATTACTTAGTGCTTatgactttttctctaattaatAAACAGTGTGTTCTATTTTACTGTTTTATTGAACCCTAATGATCTTTCTCAACGTGTTTAAGTTAAGTTTCATATTGCTCTATGTTAACATCTAAATAGTGGTACAAATCATTACATTTACATATGTAATTTCTAATAGTTGAAATTTGCTTTGCTCAGCAAATTTTTCTTGTACAATTGTTCTGCTTAAGGCTTAATTCTAGTGTAAATTCATCAATTGCAAGGTTTTTATGTTTAGCTGAGATTAACGGTGAAACAATGgatgaaaatagaaaaaaaattagaacgaAAGAGTTATTCCATTTCAATAGATAAACCATGATTTAACTGTATCATAGATAAGTATGAATAAAGATAAAGCAAGATTTCGATTATTTTAGGTTCTGAATAATATTTGAAGCTTATAAAATGAGATTTGCGTTTGTGGAAGAACTGATGTGTGGTGGAAGAAATGATGTGTACGGTATGGTTATCAAGACAATGCCGTTCTAGTGGTGTTTGGTAAGAACAGACACATTAGACCGCCACTTGCAAGCAATGCTGCCACGATAAATGTTGGAGCCGGACAGTACATATCCAGCAGTGTTGCGATCACAACGTTACCGATGATACCACCGAGACGTGCTGCTACCATAGAGATGGCCACACCCGTAGCTCTGCAATATAGATAATCGTTATTATCCTAGATATAacaaagttttttgtttttaaatttacctCAAATTGGTTGGGAAGACTTCCGTTATTAAACAATCAAGTGATGCGTTACCCATCGATATGACACCACTGAAAATGGCTGATACGGCTAGGTTCTGGTGTTTACTGGTGACGAAATACATCGACGCTGAGCATAGACCAGCAGACATGGTGCTAAATACAAGGAAAAATTTTCTTCCTAGCCTGTCCATGCCAAGTACTGCAAACATGTTGGCAGGCAGCGCGGCAGCTACTGTAATGAGTGATTCCAAAAATACTGTACTGGGAATGTTAGCTGAACAGACACCAATTTCGGAATGTGATCCTTGCTTAACGACGTAATCGGTGACTTCGCATACTGTAGCTTTGTCGACATCCGGATGTGCACGCATAAACTCCTCGAAGCGATTGAATAATTCCGGAAACCACATCATCAACCCATAGTAACCAATATGGAAGGTGAAGTTAATTGTGATTGAGATTGTAGTGAATTTGAGGATTGGTGATACGAATAGCTGTTTGCTGTTATCCATTATGTTGAACATCATTCGTTTGTACTTGTTTTTAATTGGTTTTTTAACTTCCTCCAGTtcgtttttaagtttttcgtcaATTAAAATTTCTTTCACGGGATACAGGTCGGGCGATTTTTTTGTGTTGGTCGCGTATATGCCACGGAAAATAGCTAAAGCTTTTTCGGTTTTACCCTGAGAAATAAGGAACTTGGGCGATTCGGGTAGATACAGAAGAAGTGCAGCCACAATGAATGATGGAATTGAGCACATCATCAGGAAGATTCGCCACGAGTTGTAGGTGAAGTTTGGAGTGTGAATACCGATAGCTAAAATAGGAATCATGTATATTATGAGTTTCTGGTGCGTCACTTAGAGTGCAATGTTTACTCACAAGATGGAATGATTAACCAAGCCATGCCGGCTACCAACAGGTTCCCTATAGTCCAGAAAGCCGCCATGAAGCTAAGCATTGAGCCTCTTTTTGCCTTTGGCTGGAACTCGGCAAAGTAGGACCAAATTACCGGTCCACTACCTCCCAATCTACAATGGAATAACTGTCATTGTCGgtttttagtttcagaattgttATATATGTAGAACTTACGCTGCCCCGTTCAAAAAACGAAACACCATAAACATTTCGTATGATTGTGAGAAAGAGGAGGCCACAATGCAAAGCGCGTTCATGATCGATATGACGATGAGCACTTTTTTTCTACCCAGCGAATCGGCAACGCTTCCCCAGACATAGGCTCCAACCATCATGCCAATGAAGATAATCGAATTGAGCCATCCTTTGGACTGAGTATTCAAATCGAGATCGCACTGAGCCGAGGGTAGGATGAAGGACATCGAGATGACGTCCATCTCCTCGCTGGTGCTTACGAGACCGCATATTGCTAATAGGATGTAGTGAAATCTGCCATAACCAGTGAGCTCTATCGCTTGTTCGAAGTCAGCTTT comes from Malaya genurostris strain Urasoe2022 chromosome 3, Malgen_1.1, whole genome shotgun sequence and encodes:
- the LOC131435079 gene encoding synaptic vesicle glycoprotein 2B-like, producing MVEGETDSNNSKYFDVKDDRVANGVGSKELPQPVVVPLEKLSKADHIHQTGLQIVASKIPGKSSLDPERGYSSKADFEQAIELTGYGRFHYILLAICGLVSTSEEMDVISMSFILPSAQCDLDLNTQSKGWLNSIIFIGMMVGAYVWGSVADSLGRKKVLIVISIMNALCIVASSFSQSYEMFMVFRFLNGAALGGSGPVIWSYFAEFQPKAKRGSMLSFMAAFWTIGNLLVAGMAWLIIPSSIGIHTPNFTYNSWRIFLMMCSIPSFIVAALLLYLPESPKFLISQGKTEKALAIFRGIYATNTKKSPDLYPVKEILIDEKLKNELEEVKKPIKNKYKRMMFNIMDNSKQLFVSPILKFTTISITINFTFHIGYYGLMMWFPELFNRFEEFMRAHPDVDKATVCEVTDYVVKQGSHSEIGVCSANIPSTVFLESLITVAAALPANMFAVLGMDRLGRKFFLVFSTMSAGLCSASMYFVTSKHQNLAVSAIFSGVISMGNASLDCLITEVFPTNLRATGVAISMVAARLGGIIGNVVIATLLDMYCPAPTFIVAALLASGGLMCLFLPNTTRTALS